The sequence GACCATGGTACAATTATCTCACTATTCCGTTCCGAAGCAGCGTAGCCGTTGCTCGCCAGTGAAAAATCGGGAATCTGACCTTCTAGACAGTCAATTACCACTGTCTTCCACTTCCGTCACTCGAGGCAGGCCGCGACCACGCAAACCATCCGGTCGCCGGCCACTTCCTCGGCGAACAACGGGACCCGCTGGACGGCGTGGCCGCGGAACAGGTCTTGGGCTGCCTGCAGAGCGTCCTGCTGGACCTCCCACCGTCGCTTGCAGAACTCGCAGTCGGTCAGGTTCGGGGAGACGAACGTCTCCGACGGCACCTCGTCGGTGACGGAGGAGAGCGGCTCCATCACCCGGTTGACGACCACGGTCCCGACGGGAATGCCGAACGTGTCGAGCCGTTCGCGGAGCCTGAGCGACTCCTCGACGGCCATCTCTTCCGGGACGGTCACGATGCGGAAGTCCGTCCGCGCAGGATCGCTGAGGACGGCCCGGAGGCGCTCCACGCGGTCGGCCAGCTCGTCGAGGTCGTCCATCCCATCTTCGTCTGTGGGCTCCGAATCGTCGAACATGCCTTTCATCCCCTCCATCAGGCCCCCCAGGCGCTCGCGCATGTTCACGAGCCGTCCGACCATCGAATCCAGCAGTTCCGGGAGTTCGAGCAACCGAAGGGTGTGGCCCGTTGGCGCCGTGTCCACGACGACACGCTCGAAGCGCTCGTCGTCGAGATAGGTGATGAGTAACTGCATCGCGGCCGCCTCGTCCGCACCGGGCATCTGCCCGCCCATCATCGGGTCGAGTCCCTCCTCACCGAGCAGGTCACCGACCGGTCCCATGGGGGAGCCGTCCGCCCCGAATATGGGCGTCTCCTGCATGGCCCGGTCGGGGTCGATCTCCACGCCGTAGAGCGGGACGTCCTCGCGCAACCGCGTCGGTTCGGACGGCACGTCGACCTCGAGGGTGTCCGAGAGCGAGTGGGCGGGGTCCGTCGATACCACGAGTGTCGACGTGTCGTCGGTCGCGCTCGCGAGCGCCGTGGCCGCCGCCATGGTCGTCTTGCCGACGCCGCCCTTGCCGCCGTAGAGCACGTACTCGGCGGTGTCGGCATCCAGTTCCGGTTCGAGGGAGTCGACGGCCTCGACCGTCAGTTCGTCCATGTCGGCGCTGGGCGGCGAAGGCGTGAGTATCCGTCGGTCTCCCGATCAGCCGAAGTAGTCCCCGAGCCGGCTCGCGGCCTCGTCGACGCGGGGGGTCACCAGTGCGAACCGGAACCAGTCGTCGAAGGCCTCGCCGAAGCTCGCCCCGGGCATGCCGGCCACCCCGCCCTCGTCGATGAGGGTGAACGTGTTCTCGAGGGTTCCTGCCATGCCGGGGAAGCGGGCCATCACGTAGAAGGCGCCGTCGGGTCGCGTGTAGTCCGCGCCGGCACGGTCCAGCCCACGCGTGAACGTCTCGATGCGATCCTCGACCAGTTCGCGGTTGGCCTGGTGGTAGGCCGGGTCAGTGGACTCGAGGGCGTGCAGGACGGCGTGCTGGGCGGGTCGCGAGCTGGTGACGTTCGTGAGCATGTGTCGGGTTCGGACGGCGTCGACGTGTTCGTCGGGGACGACGGCGTAGCCGACGCGAAACCCGGTGATGGCGTAGGTCTTCGAGAAGGATTTGGTGACGATGCGATGTGAGGAGTCGACGGAGAGCGCACTCGCAAACGTCCCCGAGTAATCGAAGTGATCGTACACCTCGTCGCTCACGAGGATGGCGTCGTTTCGTTCCGCGATATCGACCAGCCGTTGCATGGTCTCGGCCGGATAGACCGCTCCGGTGGGGTTGTTGGGTGTGTTGACCACGATACAGGCCGTCTCGTCCGAGGCGGCCGCGGCGACCCGTTCCGGGTCGAGCTGGCCGTCCTCGTCCGCCGGGACGAAGACCTGTTCCCCGCCGAGCATCGTGGTCTTCCCCGGATAGTAGGGGTAGACGGGGTCCGTGAGGATGACCTCCGAGCCGGCATCCCGCGACAGCGCACGAGCCATCCCCAGGTAGTTGGCCTCGCCGCCACCGCCCGTGATCACGACGTTTTCGATCGGAACGTCCTCACGTTCCGCGATGGCTTCCCGGAGTCGCGTGAGTCCCACGCTCGGGGGATACTGGAAGGTCTCTCCACCCGTTTCCGCGTAGTCGTGCAGGCCCGCAGCGATCCCGGATGGTGCTCCCCAGTCAGGATTCCCGCTGACCATGTCGATGACGTCGTGGTCGGCGTCGGCCGCGTAGGAGACGACGCGGAAGAACAACGGCTCATCGTACTCCATACCTCCTCGTTCATTCGCAGATACGTGTGTGTTTCGCCCGGCGAGCGAACCTTTGTAGTGAGGGCAGCCGTCGTATCGGTCATGAGCGACGAGACGCCCGTCGAGGAACGGATCGGCACGGCGCTTTCGGCGACCGATCAGACCCTGGCGACGGCGGAATCTTGTACCGGCGGACTCATCGGATCGCTCCTGACCGACGTACCCGGTTCGAGCGACTATTTCGACCGTGCGTACGTCACCTATTCGTACGATGCGAAACTCGATCTGGGGGTCGCCCGGGAGACACTCGACGAATACGGCGCGGTCAGCGAACCGGTCGCGGCGGCGATGGCGCGTGGCAGTCGCGACCGTGCGGGGACGACGTGGGGTGTCGCCACCACCGGGGTCGCCGGGCCGACCGGCGGCACCGACGAGAAGCCTGTCGGGACGGTGTACGTCGGGATCGCGTACGCGGGCCCCTGGGGAACGGGGAATTCCTACACCACGGTCGAACGGCGGGAGTTCGCCGGCACTCGGACGGAGATCAAAACGAAAATCGCCAGATGGGCCCTCGAACTGCTCGAACGGGAGATCGATCCGTCGTCGGTCAGTACACGCTGACGTCGTCGAACGCGCCGTCGTACGCGATGTGGTCTGGGTGGGTGGGCTCCAGCCCCGAGAGCAGAAGTCTGTCGATTTTTTTCCAGGTGTTCTCGTACCCGAGGTGCCCCTTCTCGAGCGCGCAGCGTGTCCGATGGCCCAGGCCCGTCCGTCGCTCGACCCTGCGGTCGGCTTCCGAAACGATCGCGTCGAGTAGCTCCTCGGTCGACGAGATAGTCCGGTCGAACTCCGTCCAGACCTCCCCGACCGTTCGTTCCAGGTGGGCGTACGACGAGCCGAAGGCGGGAATCCCGATCTCGTCGACGAGCTGGCGCGCGACGTCGTTGTGCCGGGACAGGTGTTTGGGGTTGTACACCTCGAGGGCGTCGACGATCCCGTCGTAGCGTTTCAGGTCATCCTCGTCGAGGCTCACCGTCAGGAAGTCGGGATGTGGGACGAGCGTCGCGCCGGCGCTTCTCTCGAGGGCGTCCATCGCACCGGAGAGGGAGATGAAATCCGGGATGGGCTCCGTGAGGCCGATTCCGAGGACGTGTTTGCGATTGCGCCAGGTACCCGTGAAAATCTCCCGCGCCGGGACGACCAGCAGGTCGTCGTCCGAGTACCGTTTCGCTCGTGCCTCGATGGTCGTCACCCTGGTGAAGTGAGGGGCGTAGACGAGGACGTCGATCCCGCGGGCCTTCGCCAGCCGGACGACGCGGTCGTTCAGGACCTTCACGTGGAAGTCGACGCGGGTCGCCACGCGTATCCCTTGTCCGCTGGGTACTTTGCTGGTTACGGTTCTCTCCTGCTGGCTCCGAAATGACGGAAACTCTTATTTAGGTGTTTCGACTACTGTGTACTGATGGATTCCTGGACCTGTGCAATCGGCGACTGTGCGGCGTCGTTCGACGATCTCGAAGCGCTCGTCGCCCACCAGGTCACCACCCACGAACCGCATCGATGTCGGATCTGCGATGAGATCGTCCCGGAAGGGTTTTTCGCGATCCGACACGCCGTCGAGGAACACTCCCGGGCGGAGTACGTTCGTCACTACGATGCCGACTCTGATGCCATCCGACTTCGAGAATCGGTCGTCGAACGGGTATCCGACGCGATCGACGTCGAGGCCCTGCAACGCCGGCTGGACGCCGCGGAACCGGACCGACCACGCGCCGAAGTGATCGAATGATCGGAGGAACTCAGCAGTTTCAAGGCGGAGCCCCTGGCCTCAAGTTGTGAGGGATCGGAGATCCCTCTGACCATCCGAACGGGCCTATGGCCCGTGAGGAGAGAGCGAGGACTTCTGACGGCCAGTCGGAGGCACGACGCGAGTAGGCCGGGGTTGGTTACCGTTCGTCGCTGTCCAGTACCCGGATCTGGTCGCCACGGACGGTGACCGGTATCGGGACGGTCGCCTCGTAGAGTTCCACCGTCACCTGGTCTTTGCCCTCGTCGATGCGCTGGACCTGTGCCTTCTCTCCTTTGAACGGGCCGGCGATGAGTTCGAC is a genomic window of Halanaeroarchaeum sulfurireducens containing:
- a CDS encoding ArsA family ATPase: MDELTVEAVDSLEPELDADTAEYVLYGGKGGVGKTTMAAATALASATDDTSTLVVSTDPAHSLSDTLEVDVPSEPTRLREDVPLYGVEIDPDRAMQETPIFGADGSPMGPVGDLLGEEGLDPMMGGQMPGADEAAAMQLLITYLDDERFERVVVDTAPTGHTLRLLELPELLDSMVGRLVNMRERLGGLMEGMKGMFDDSEPTDEDGMDDLDELADRVERLRAVLSDPARTDFRIVTVPEEMAVEESLRLRERLDTFGIPVGTVVVNRVMEPLSSVTDEVPSETFVSPNLTDCEFCKRRWEVQQDALQAAQDLFRGHAVQRVPLFAEEVAGDRMVCVVAACLE
- a CDS encoding pyridoxal phosphate-dependent aminotransferase, with the translated sequence MEYDEPLFFRVVSYAADADHDVIDMVSGNPDWGAPSGIAAGLHDYAETGGETFQYPPSVGLTRLREAIAEREDVPIENVVITGGGGEANYLGMARALSRDAGSEVILTDPVYPYYPGKTTMLGGEQVFVPADEDGQLDPERVAAAASDETACIVVNTPNNPTGAVYPAETMQRLVDIAERNDAILVSDEVYDHFDYSGTFASALSVDSSHRIVTKSFSKTYAITGFRVGYAVVPDEHVDAVRTRHMLTNVTSSRPAQHAVLHALESTDPAYHQANRELVEDRIETFTRGLDRAGADYTRPDGAFYVMARFPGMAGTLENTFTLIDEGGVAGMPGASFGEAFDDWFRFALVTPRVDEAASRLGDYFG
- a CDS encoding CinA family protein, with the protein product MSDETPVEERIGTALSATDQTLATAESCTGGLIGSLLTDVPGSSDYFDRAYVTYSYDAKLDLGVARETLDEYGAVSEPVAAAMARGSRDRAGTTWGVATTGVAGPTGGTDEKPVGTVYVGIAYAGPWGTGNSYTTVERREFAGTRTEIKTKIARWALELLEREIDPSSVSTR
- a CDS encoding PHP-associated domain-containing protein, which gives rise to MATRVDFHVKVLNDRVVRLAKARGIDVLVYAPHFTRVTTIEARAKRYSDDDLLVVPAREIFTGTWRNRKHVLGIGLTEPIPDFISLSGAMDALERSAGATLVPHPDFLTVSLDEDDLKRYDGIVDALEVYNPKHLSRHNDVARQLVDEIGIPAFGSSYAHLERTVGEVWTEFDRTISSTEELLDAIVSEADRRVERRTGLGHRTRCALEKGHLGYENTWKKIDRLLLSGLEPTHPDHIAYDGAFDDVSVY
- a CDS encoding DUF7565 family protein, whose product is MDSWTCAIGDCAASFDDLEALVAHQVTTHEPHRCRICDEIVPEGFFAIRHAVEEHSRAEYVRHYDADSDAIRLRESVVERVSDAIDVEALQRRLDAAEPDRPRAEVIE